In the genome of Bremerella sp. P1, the window GGTCGGCGAATCCAGCCGGTTGCCATCAGGCCGATCTGCCCAAGCATCAGACCCAGCATGCAACCAAATAACGCTTCCGATGGCTGACCGCCCTGGAAGTTTGCCGCCAGCGCAATGTCGAGGCAGATGCTGGCTGCGGCGAGAAGGGAAAGCAGAAATCGTCCGGGAGTAATCATCCCTCCATGGTGATTGGCCACCGCGGCGATTGCACACTGAACTGAGGTTGCCTGATCACGAATTCAAACCCCACGATGACGTTTGTACCGATTGAAACTATTAGTCGGCTGCGAGCGGGTCTTCCTTGGGCTGTGGTGATTCCGCTTGCTGAGGCACGGTGCGCTGCTTCGCGTCTCGCAAAAGCACATGTCCGCCCAAACCAAGATACAGAGACATGAATCCGCAAATCTGGATCACCAAGCCAATGTCCCTCATGGAATCTTGATAAATGCCCATGAAAACCGCACAGACGAGGAACAGCGACAACATGATGATGACGAACCAGCGGATCGACGCCGTCCGCGGGCCAACTAGCATGAACCCGGCCAATGGGATCGGAACGGCCGAGCAGATGAAGAAAAAGAGATACGTCAGAAACCATCCCCAATCGACATCCATCTGAACAACGACAGCACACACGACGGTCATCAGCGTCATTAAGCCGAAAAGGACCGACAGAGAAAACTGCACCTGCATGCCAACGAAAACCACACGGTATATCGCCACCGGAGCGATTCCGAAAAACAAGGTCACTAACAGGATGACAAAGATCCGATCAAAGTCCGCACCTCTTTCATGCAACGAAATGGTAAGCCCAAAGAAAAACGAGATGACCAGTGCCAACAGGACGGACGGCCACAGGGAAACGTCTCGCATTAGCAAAATGAGGCCGAGCGCCATCTGCCCGAGCGAAAGCCCCAGAATGCACGTTGTCAGGAAAATGGTTCTGGGACCTAGCCCAAACCCGATTTCCACCGCTGCCAGTACGATGTCTAAGCAAAGCGTAAAGAGCATCAAGATGAGGATTGACCGGTGATCCCTGGCTATGTTCATGTTCCAAGCATCTCATTTTATTCAGTCCGATGCACCTACTTGCCGCAGGATCACGTTGCAAAACTTCTTGCTGCCCGGCAAAATTGAGCCTGACAATTCCCTCCTCAGGACACACCGACGCGCGCACGTAATGACTCACGAATCACTTCAGGAAATCGTCTGCTGCATGGGGCAGCCAGTGGCTGGAAACCCATCTCAGTTCATGATGGAACGGGCTTTTGCTGCCGCTGGTTTGGATTGGCGATACCTTACCTTAGAAGTCTCACCCGAACACCTTCCGGCTGCCGTTGCCGGTATGAAAGCGATGGGGTTCCGCGGCGGAAACTTCACCATTCCGCACAAGGTCGCTGTGATCCCTCACTTGAAACGCTTGACCGAAGCGGCCGAACTGATGGGAGCGGTCAATTGTATTTTCGCGGAAGAAGATGGCTTCGTTGGTGAGAACACCGACGGCAAGGGTTTCGTTTCCGCGCTGAAAGAAGTCACCGAGCCTGAGGGCAAAAAGGTGGTCCTGTTCGGTGCCGGCGGAGCTGCCCGAGCCATTGGGGTTGAACTGGGTTTGAACAAAGTGGCCAGTATCGACATCGTCAATCGTGATGCAGGTCGCGGTCGTGATTTGGCGAATCTTCTATCGCAGCGGGTCGGGATCGAGTCGAAGTGGATTCCTTGGAATGGAACACACGATTTGCCTGAAGATGCCGATCTGGTGATCAATGGAACGAGCATTGGTTTGAACGATGCTTCGGCCATGGTGCCCGTGAACCCAGATACGTTCCGCGAGTCGATGCTGGTGGCGGACGTGATCTTCAATCCACCCCACACGGCGTTTCTGCAAGCTGCGCAGGATGCCGGATGCCAAACGATTGACGGACTGGGAATGCTGGTCAATCAAGGTGCGATCGGTTTCAAGATTTGGACCGGCATCGAGCCTGACCAAGCTGTCATGCGAGAAGCGTTGGAAGAGTATCTGGGAATCTAACCCCATAAAAAAAACGAGGCCCCAGTCTTGCCCGGGGCCTCGCTCGAATCATTCCGAACAATCACTGTCGTTCGGTCATATTTTCATCTTTACTTACTCGCTAGGCTTGGCAATGCCAATCACGCCAACACCGACGCGAGGACCTGCGTCACCCGATGGTTGGCTCTTCAAGTCGTCGGCCTTGGCATGCACGACGATCGAACGGCCCAGCACGATGTGCAACTTCAGACCTTCGGCCTTGGTATCGATCTTGGCAACGCCACTTTCGTCAGCCGTGATGTTACCCAAGTCGCCAGCATGGCTTTCGGAACCCGGGGCACCATGTTCGTGGCCATCGGGATTGAAGTGACCACCCGCGGCGGTACCGTCGGCCTTGGTCAGATCGCCGAATTCGTGAATATGGAACCCATGTTCGCCTGGTTCCAAATTGATCACTTTACCGGTCAGGTGAACGTAACCGTCTTCCTGCTTCAGCATAATGACGCCCTTCACGTCGCTACCGCTGGTGGAAGCTAAAACAGCGACGGCAGCCGTGGGCAGATCCACCATTTCGTGGGAATGCTCATGCGCGTGTTCTTTTTCGTGTGCGTCTTCTTTGGCACCTTCGTCTTGGGCCATGACCAGGCCAGGAATTGCCAATAGCAGAATGCTTAGAGTCAGGATGGTCGATTTCATATTGTTGTCTTCTCCTGCGGGGCGATTGGTTTATAGCTTCGGTCGGCGAGAACCGTTCTACCGACGTCATTACTCTTGAGTGAGTCGTTGCGCCCATTGTTACGTATTGAGATGCGCCAATCCACCAAGGGTGAAAACTTTGTCGCTGCGTCACAGGCAATCTCAATTGATCATGCACGACACTTGGGCGGATGAAACATCACGCAGCTTGCTGGACTTTTTCGGCCACCAGTTGTTTCATGCGGGCGGCAGAATCGCGCGCAAACTGTTTTTGAAGTTTTCGCATGTACGGATGGAGTAGCCAGACGATCCACCGTTTAGGTCGCGAGAAAGCCAGAATGTCGTACCAGACATCGCCATATTCGTCCATTTCGACGAGAAAGCGTTCCTCGCCGGTTTCCATATGGGCCGGAAGTGTCCCATACGCAAACCCAAACCTGGGCGTGTTCAGCCGGTCATCGATCACGTACACAATGCGTGCCGCATTGAGCCAATAGAGACCGCCTGCCTTACCGATCACGCACACCGATTCTCCTTCCCGGATCGTGGTGGTAATCGGCCTGGCCGAGACCCAGCCCAGTTCGAATTGCTGCCACTTCCCGAGGGCCTCTTTCGCCCTTTCAAAGGTACCGATCCCGTGACCAAGCTTCACGCGGGTATGGTCAACTTGGAAACCTTGGGGAGGCGTGCTGTTAGTTTTCCCCTGATGACAATAAGAATACTTCCGCTCGCGCTGCGTACTGAGAAACCGCTCGACGGAGGTAGCATCAGGTGAATGAAAGCGAAACATTGCGGTTCTAACTAGTCTCTGAGAAAATACTTCCGATCAAATGGTGAGAACCGTAAAATCGAAAACCAAGCAACGTCGATTGGCCCGATTTTTACCCTAGCACGATATGACCTCTGACGATTACCCCTTCAACAACCGACAGAAAACGGTGCTCGTAACCGGTGCTACCGGCTATGTGGGGAGCCGCCTTGTCCCCCGAATTTTACCTCACTATAAGGTTCGCTGCCTGGTTCGCGACCCAAGCCGACTGGACAAGGCAATTCGGGATCAAGTTGAGGTCGCTCAAGGGGATGTCATGCATTCCCACTCGCTTCAAGAGTGCTTGCAGGGGGTCGACGTCGCGTTCTATCTCATCCATGGCATGGGTTACGGGGACGACTTTCAGAAGAAGGATCGTATCGCGGCCGAGAACTTCGTTGCTGCGGCCAAAGAAGCCGGCGTCTCGCGCATCATTTACCTGGGCGGCTTGGGGGACGATGCGGACCCAGATCTTTCGCCCCACCTGAAGAGCCGTCACGAGGTGGGTCAGATTTTTCTGTCCAGCGACGTGCTAACCATCGAACTGCGCGCCTCGGTGGTACTCGGACCGGGTAGCCTCTCCTACGAACTCATCCGTTCCCTGACGCAGCGACTTCCCATGATGATCTGTCCGAGATGGCTGGCGACGCCAACGCAGCCGATCGCGACTGAGGACGTTCTGGCGTACCTGGAGGAATCGATCGAGCTGCCCCTGGAGAAAAGTGAAGTCTTCGAGATCGGCAGCCAAGACGTGGTCACCTATGGCGGGTTGATCAAGATGTACGCGAAGGAACGAAACCTGACACGGATCCTGGTCAGCGTTCCGCTGCTGACGCCGTACCTTTCAAGCCTTTGGCTGGGACTCGTCACACCGACCAGCGCCGACGTCGGACGGCACTTAATCGAAGGGCTCAGAAACCCAACTGTCGTGCGTGACGATCGTGCTCGAAAAATCTTTTCGCATCAGCCAATGACCACCCAAGAGGCCATTCATCAGGCAGTACAACAAGAAGCATAGCTGGCAAATTTCCTATTTCGGCCAGCAACGCAAGCATCGACTTGTGAGCATTGAAAACCCACTGCTGTCTGAAAACGGAACAGTTCGCACCACAAACTCGCCTCGATGTTTCGATTTCGCAACATGCGTGTTGGTCGGGCAACGTCCAGTTCGATCGGACGATGCATTGGGGCAACTTTTCCTTCTGGTTAAGCTAGCTGGTAGCAACCTTTCCTAATGCGTTCACTTTGCCAGAAAAGAGGATTAGTTCGTCGGCAATTAGCAACGAAATCTTGAAAGAATTTCGTTTGATGTAAGACTAGATGAGGTATGCTTTTCCAGCGGAAAACGATCATGGTGGTAAACTTTTATGTTTGCCAGGCAGCACGATTTTTGCGAGTCTAATAAGACTCACACGCGTGGAAGAGGCGCCCCGTTTAAGGGAGTAGAACCGATCTGGAGCGAGATGGATTTCGTCGGCGGAATAGGCCTCGGTGGTCGTATTCGATAACCAACTTGGTCAGGAAACTTGAACCATGAAACTCGCTCATCTCAAAAAGGTATTCATCGCCCCGGCGCTGTTAAGC includes:
- a CDS encoding superoxide dismutase family protein, producing the protein MKSTILTLSILLLAIPGLVMAQDEGAKEDAHEKEHAHEHSHEMVDLPTAAVAVLASTSGSDVKGVIMLKQEDGYVHLTGKVINLEPGEHGFHIHEFGDLTKADGTAAGGHFNPDGHEHGAPGSESHAGDLGNITADESGVAKIDTKAEGLKLHIVLGRSIVVHAKADDLKSQPSGDAGPRVGVGVIGIAKPSE
- a CDS encoding NAD(P)H-binding protein, producing the protein MTSDDYPFNNRQKTVLVTGATGYVGSRLVPRILPHYKVRCLVRDPSRLDKAIRDQVEVAQGDVMHSHSLQECLQGVDVAFYLIHGMGYGDDFQKKDRIAAENFVAAAKEAGVSRIIYLGGLGDDADPDLSPHLKSRHEVGQIFLSSDVLTIELRASVVLGPGSLSYELIRSLTQRLPMMICPRWLATPTQPIATEDVLAYLEESIELPLEKSEVFEIGSQDVVTYGGLIKMYAKERNLTRILVSVPLLTPYLSSLWLGLVTPTSADVGRHLIEGLRNPTVVRDDRARKIFSHQPMTTQEAIHQAVQQEA
- a CDS encoding DUF1990 family protein, producing the protein MFRFHSPDATSVERFLSTQRERKYSYCHQGKTNSTPPQGFQVDHTRVKLGHGIGTFERAKEALGKWQQFELGWVSARPITTTIREGESVCVIGKAGGLYWLNAARIVYVIDDRLNTPRFGFAYGTLPAHMETGEERFLVEMDEYGDVWYDILAFSRPKRWIVWLLHPYMRKLQKQFARDSAARMKQLVAEKVQQAA
- the aroE gene encoding shikimate dehydrogenase: MTHESLQEIVCCMGQPVAGNPSQFMMERAFAAAGLDWRYLTLEVSPEHLPAAVAGMKAMGFRGGNFTIPHKVAVIPHLKRLTEAAELMGAVNCIFAEEDGFVGENTDGKGFVSALKEVTEPEGKKVVLFGAGGAARAIGVELGLNKVASIDIVNRDAGRGRDLANLLSQRVGIESKWIPWNGTHDLPEDADLVINGTSIGLNDASAMVPVNPDTFRESMLVADVIFNPPHTAFLQAAQDAGCQTIDGLGMLVNQGAIGFKIWTGIEPDQAVMREALEEYLGI